Within the Streptomyces vilmorinianum genome, the region ACCGCGTCTCCATCACGGACGAGGCCCTCGTCCAGGCCGCGACCCTGGCCGACCGGTACATCTCGGACCGCTTCCTCCCGGACAAGGCGATCGACCTGATCGACGAGGCCGGCTCCCGGATGCGCATCCGCCGGATGACCGCGCCGCCGGACCTCCGCGAGTTCGACGAGAAGATCGCCGGCGTCCGCCGGGACAAGGAGTCCGCGATCGACTCCCAGGACTTCGAGAAGGCGGCGTCTCTCCGCGACAAGGAGAAGCAGCTGCTCGCGGCGAAGGCCAAGCGGGAGAAGGAGTGGAAGGCCGGCGACATGGACGTCGTCGCCGAGGTCGACGGCGAGCTGATCGCCGAGGTCCTCGCGACCGCCACCGGCATCCCGGTCTTCAAGCTGACCGAGGAGGAGTCGAGCCGCCTGCTCCGCATGGAGGACGAGCTCCACAAGCGCGTCATCGGCCAGAAGGACGCCGTCATCGGCCTCTCGCGGGCGATCCGTCGTACGCGAGCCGGTCTGAAGGACCCGAAGCGTCCCGGTGGCTCGTTCATCTTCGCCGGCCCGTCCGGTGTCGGTAAGACCGAGCTGTCCAAGGCGCTCGCCGAATTCCTCTTCGGCGACGAGGACGCGATGATCTCCCTCGACATGTCGGAGTTCAGCGAGAAGCACACGGTTTCCCGTCTCTTCGGTTCTCCCCCCGGATACGTGGGCTACGAAGAGGGCGGCCAGCTCACCGAGAAGGTGCGCCGCAAGCCGTTCTCCGTCGTCCTCTTCGACGAGGTCGAGAAGGCCCACCCCGATATCTTCAATTCCCTTCTCCAGATCCTGGAGGACGGTCGCCTGACCGACTCCCAGGGCCGGGTCGTGGACTTCAAGAACACGGTCATCATCATGACGACCAACCTCGGGACCCGGGACATCTCGAAGGGCTTCAACCTGGGCTTCGCGGCCCAGGGCGACACGAAGTCCAACTACGAGCGGATGAAGGCGAAGGTCAGCGACGAGCTGAAGCAGCACTTCCGCCCGGAGTTCCTGAACCGTGTGGACGACATCATCGTCTTCCCGCAGCTCACCCAGGACGACATCCTGCAGATCGTCGACCTGATGATCGGCCGGGTGGACGAGCGCCTGAAGGACCGGGACATGGGCATCGAGCTCTCCCAGTCCGCGAAGGAGCTGCTCGCCAAGAAGGGTTACGACCCGGTCATGGGCGCCCGGCCGCTGCGCCGGACGATCCAGCGCGAGGTGGAGGACGCACTCTCCGAGAAGATCCTCTTCGGCGAGCTGCGCCCCGGTCACATCGTGGTCGTGGACACCGAGGGCGAGGGTGAGGAGAAGAAGTTCACCTTCCGCGGCGAGGAGAAGTCGGCGCTGCCGGACGTCCCGCCGATCGAGCAGGCGACCGGCGGAGCCGGGCCGAACCTCTCGAAGGACGCGTAACGCGTTCCTGAACGGTTGAAGGGGCCGCCCTGGACTCGGAAGAGTCCGGGGCGGCCCCTTTTCTCATGACGACCTCACGACGACGACGTGTCCAGGACGAGCCGGTCACCGAAGGCGGCGCGGCCGAGGATCTTCCGCTGGGCGACATTGACGACGCGCACAGTCAGGCCAGGGACTCCATGGAGCGGGGACAGGTCGAGGCGGTCGTCCTCGAGCCGAGGCATGTCCAGCGTCAGTTCCCTCAGCCGTGGAATCCGGGTCACCGCCTCCAGGATCGGCAGGCCCGTCGGCATGAGGACCAGACTCATGTGCTCCAGCGCGTCCAGGCCGGCGAGAGCACCGAGGTTCGTCAGGTGCACGCAGGACTGCACGGTCAGGCGGCGAAGGCTCCCCACGTTCAGGGCCGACAAGACGTCGAGGTCGGTCAGGAGCTTGTTCGTGGCGAGGGCCAGGCGGTCGAGTGGGCGTCGCCCCAGTCCCTCGACGAGTTCGGCGGGCGAGAGGTCGCCGATGACGAAGACCCGGGTCTGGGGAAGGTGGCCCACATGGCGCAGCTCCTCCCTGCCCTCCACGACAAGCGTCGCCTCCGGCGCCAGATGGGGGAGAACCCGGTGCGCGAACGCCTCTGTGGGGAACCGCTCCCAATACGGGGAGATGTTCCCGGCCCAACCCGCTCGTGCCGCGGCTTCCGCATAGGGAAGGGCCTCCTGCCCGCCGATCGAGCAGATCAGGTCGGTCACCCGGTTCGAGGAGTCCCTGGAGAGCCCGCCCAGTTCCGGCAGCAGCGGCAGTACGTAGGCGCCCAGGCGTGCCAGCTGGTGCACCTGCGGCCGGCTCATCGGCGGGATCACCGAGGAGACCGCCTTGCGTACCCGGCCGTGCAGGACTTCCGACAGCCATGCCGCGTGCTGGGCGCAGAGGGCCGCCAGGACGTAGAGGGTCGTCTTGAGGTCCCGCTTCCGGGTCGCGGAGCCCGCCGCGAGCAACCCCTCGACCAGGACCGGCAGTTCGCGCCGCGAACAGTGGCCCGCGGCCAGCAGCAGCACGTCGTGCCACTGCTGCTCTTGGGCGTGGCGCAGGAGTTCGGCGAGGAGGTCGTCCTCGACGAACTCCTTGGCGGCGAGGAAGTCCTGGAAGGTGCGGTGCGCGAACTGGAAGACGTCGTCCGTGCGTTCCTGGAGGAGGCCGCTGCGGTTCAGAAGGTGGGTGAGGATCTCCTCCGGCGTTCCCTGGGCCTGGACCCTCGGCATCCCCGGCAGCGCGCGGTTCAGCTGGTGCAGCGCCTGCTCGCGGGTGAACTCGGTCTGACCGCCGCGGACCAGCCAGGCCGCCAGGCGCTGGAGGAGCTGCTGGTGCTCCTCGACCGACATGCGTATGCCGTCGGGGGCGTCGATGCGACGCCGCTTGTCGCGGTCGCCGAGCAGCAGCTGGAGGGCCGACTCGTACAGTGCCCAGCGGGTCTCGGGCAGGAAGCCGTCCCGTAACCGGTGAAGCGCGCAGATCACCGCGCACAGCAGCGGGGTGCGGGCGAGGTCGGACAGGGGCGGGTTGTGGTCGAACTGCTGGAGCAGATCGCGTTCGAGGGCGTCCAGGCCCGCGTCGTCGCCGTCGAGGCGGGCGGCCGCGTGCCAGGCGCTGACGAAGGCCTGGATGTCCTGGTCCCGCATGGGCAGGAGGGTCAGTTCCTCAAAGTTCTCGGAGGCCAGCCAGTCCGGCTCGACGGCGAGCGGCCGTACGGTCGCCACGCAGCGGGTACGGGGATAGCGGGCCAGGAGTGCGGACAGCCAGGCGTGGGCGGCCTCGCGCTCCTCGTACGGGACCTCGTCGAGGCCGTCGACGAGGAGCAGCGCCCGGCCCGCGGACAGGACGCGTCCCGCCCACCCCTCGGGCGCGCTGTCGATCACGAGACCGGCGGCGGCGGGGAGCTCGGCGGGGGACGGGAAGCCGGAGCCCCTGGCGCGCAGGCTGCGCAGGGGGACCACGAAGGGGACGAGCCCGTTCAGCTCGGCGAGCCGCGCCCCGAGCGTGCCCGCGGCGGCGTGCGCGGCCAGCCACCAGACGAGGGTCGTCTTGCCGGCGCCGGCGTCGCCACGGAGGAGGACGCGGGGTCGGGCGGCGAGGAGCTCGTCGATGCGGTGCGGGACGTGCTGCGAGTCGCCGGGATCCTTCGACGCGGCCTCCAGGGAGAGGTAGGCGGTGTCCAGGTCCCACTCGGAGGCGCGTTTGCCGAGCTCGTCGAGGCCGAAGATCTTGGTACGGCGGTAGGCGGCGCCGAGGGCTTCGGCGTACTCCTCCTCGTACCGCGCGTCGACGGGGTGATTCCCGGTGACGCGGTGCAGGTCGGCGACGGCGGGCAGGGGCGCGATGGCCTTGGCGTGCCAGAGACGGAAGTCGTCGTCGGCCATGATCGCGCGCAGCGGGACGCATTCGAGCCTGCGGTGGCCACGCCCCGCGGGAACGCTGCGGACGATGCCGATGAGCCCGTCTCCGGCGAAGACGGGCGCGCCGGAGAGTCCGGCGAGCGGGGAGAGGCCGTCCTCGCGCTCGGCGGCAGGCGGCCGGTCCAGCTCCATGACCATGGTGCGGCGCAGCAGCCCGGCCATCGGCAGGACCGTGCCGGTGTACTGGTCGAGGTCGAGCCTGCGGCCCTCGTCGTAGCGCTGGATCCGGGGGAAGCCGATGACCTCGCAACCGGGCAGAGGACGGTCGGTGGCGACCGTGCTCAGCCGGGTCTGGAAGGGGAGAAGGAGGCCGGTGGCCTCGCCGTGCAGGACGGCGGCGTCGAGTCGTTCGTCCGCCCAGATCACCCGGAGGAGCAGCGGTTCGGCCCGGTGGGGCAGGGCGATCCGGGCGGTGCGGGCGGTGCCCAGGATGTGGGCGCTGGTCAGGACGGTGTGGTGGCCGATGAGGACGCCGGTGCCCTGCTGCTGGGCCAGGACGGCGACCACGGTACGGGCGGGTGAGGAGGCCCAGCCGCTCATCGGGGCCCCGTCGCGCCGAAGTCGGAGAGGTCCGCCTCGTCCTCGTTGCCGACGAGCCACGCCTGGCCGGTCGCCGCGTTGCGGGGCTTGAGGGTGAAGGAGACCCGATGGGTCTCGCCCCGGGCACGGGAGGCGTCGGCACCGGCCTCGACGACCCAGGCCTTGACCTTGGCCCCGCCCTTCACCTCCTTGCGGAGTTCGATCGTGAACTCCATCTCGATGTCGCCCACTTCGAAGGCGACGGGGCGGCCGGTGGCGCGTGAGGCGGCCTCGATCAGCTGGTCGCGTACGGATTCGACGGCGTCGGCGAGCTCGATGTCGGTCATGATCGGGAAGGTACCGGGGGAGGGCGGGGGCGGTCAGCTCATGTGAGGACTTGGACGGTGGGGGGGAGGTGTTCGGTGCCGGTGACGTCGGCGCCCGGGATGCTGACGCGTGCGAGGTGTTCCAGGCTTGCCAGGGCCGCGAGATCGTGGGTGTGACTGTGGTGGATGCCGGTGACGACGAGCCTGTGCAGACCGGGGAAGGTCCGGGCCATCAGCGCGAAGGGCGGGACGAGGCGCTCGGCGCGCAGGTGCAGTGACCGGACCCGGGGCAGTCGGATCGTGTCGGGGCAGCTGCGGAGTGTGGACGCGTCCATGAGCAGGCGCTGCATGCGCTCCAGCATGCGGAGCCCGCTCCACTCCTGCTCGCTCAGCGCGTCGAACCCGTAGAAGCTGAGCACAGCCAGTTCCTTCAGGGCGGTCAGGGAGCCGAGCCCTTCCCGGGGGCGGGAGGCCATGTGGAGAGCCCGCAGCCGATTCTCGACGGGCACGGATTCCAGGGACCAGGACACGTCCGCCGCCACGCTCAGGCTACCCGCCGTCGCGAGGACGGGGCCCAGCGCCGCCATCCCGTGGTCGGAGAGGCCCACGCGGAGGTCGAGGAACTCGGGGCGGAGCCCCAAGCGGACCAGTTCGTGGACCTGTGCGTCGGAACTGAGGGTGAAGTCGAGGCCGTCCGGATCGAGCTGGGCGATGATCTCCTCCGCGTACGACCGGGTGTCGAACCGGGACCATGCCCACATCAGCTGGGAGCGGATGCCCAGGTCGTCATGGCGGGCGAATCGCGCCAGGTACGGCAGCGCGGCGTCGTCCGTGATGTGGGAGGCGGTGGTCACGACCATGAGCGCCTCTTCGTCGTGGCGAAGGCCGGGGCCACCCGTCAGGCCGTCCGGGCCCGGCAACAGGTCCAGTACCGCCCTTCCCACCGAGGCCAGCTCTCGCGCCTCCTCCGCGTCGCGGGGCGGAATCACCTCCGCCGTCCGCGCAAGGATCCGCTCCCGGATCTCCGGCGACACCTCCGTCGCCTCCTCCAGGGCCGTCGCCGCCACCACCAGGATCCGCAGCTGCGTACGGCGGTCCGGCGCGGCGTCCGCCCGCTTCAGCAACTCGTCGAAGATCTCGGCGCACTCGCGTGGCCGCGCGTGGCCGACCGCCATGCGGATGACGTCCTCCCACTGGTCGTCGGCCGCGTGGGCGACGAGGACGCCGATGTGCCAGTCGTCGACGAGGGCCTTCGCCGCCAGGTAGTCCTGGAAGGTGCGGTGCACGAAGTCGACCGTGTCCGCGGTCGGTTCGCGCAGCAGGCCGCTGCGGTGGAGCAGGTGGGTGAAGACCGCCCCGGGGTCGTACGCCGCCGCCTCCGTGATCGCCGGCACGGCCGACCGTACGACCGACTCGGCGTGCGAACGGTCCATCTGCGTGCGGCCGTTGAGCGTGAGCCAGTACGCGAGGCGCTGGATCAACCGGATCTGCGGGGCCTCGCCGAGCTCGATCCCGTACGGGGTGCCCATGTCCCGCTCGCGGTCCCGGCGGGAGAGGAGCATCGACAGGGCGGCGTCGTACAGCGGCTTCCGGCCGCGCGGCAGGAAGCCGCGCCTGCTGCGGTGCAGGGCGCAGATCAGACCGCACATCAGGGGGTTGGTGGCGAGCTGGGCGACGTCCGCGGTGGTGCGCAGGGCGTCGAGGAGGGGCTGCTCGTACGGGGCGGCCCCGGGGCCCGCGGCCTGGTGCCAGCGCCGGACGAAGGTGGTGACCTCGGCGGCGGACATGGGGGAGAGGGTGAGTTCGGTGAAGCCGTCGGAGGAGAGCCAGTCGTCGCGTACGGCGGTGGGGCGGGAGGTCACCAGCCAGCGGTTCCCGCCTTGCGCGTCGTACGTGTCGTACGT harbors:
- a CDS encoding trypco2 family protein yields the protein MTDIELADAVESVRDQLIEAASRATGRPVAFEVGDIEMEFTIELRKEVKGGAKVKAWVVEAGADASRARGETHRVSFTLKPRNAATGQAWLVGNEDEADLSDFGATGPR
- a CDS encoding NACHT domain-containing protein encodes the protein MEPALIGTRLASAAIGPLLRKLLVKDGPGAGLTGDRKPVRLSRLVSFRGEQRTLTDKDVRKLAATLVERSLTDPGEPPFPADETEALTDTLAATLVALGDLDMDDVQAVRLGHRDLARHLRAAAPAPDGLSTDSALFLDSLVEWACLHILNFFTQRSTFVARTLVEQTRGQAELIAKVDELIRRTPRVDGGDPRDAAFERRYLAYLAKKHGSLTIYGVDLRDAPEKWPLDVAYLSLEATDSWFAEQAAAIQATEWLDLGSGRRTAFHRDDLLGGRADQVLARHDKVLLRGIAGSGKTTLVQWLTISAAAEHENQDGQGQGQGQDASMAYLRDRIPFVLPLRTLTRHGERLPAPERFLSAVGCPLTAPEGWADRVLAAGRGLILVDGIDEIPEAERDRARRWLRDLLDTYDTYDAQGGNRWLVTSRPTAVRDDWLSSDGFTELTLSPMSAAEVTTFVRRWHQAAGPGAAPYEQPLLDALRTTADVAQLATNPLMCGLICALHRSRRGFLPRGRKPLYDAALSMLLSRRDRERDMGTPYGIELGEAPQIRLIQRLAYWLTLNGRTQMDRSHAESVVRSAVPAITEAAAYDPGAVFTHLLHRSGLLREPTADTVDFVHRTFQDYLAAKALVDDWHIGVLVAHAADDQWEDVIRMAVGHARPRECAEIFDELLKRADAAPDRRTQLRILVVAATALEEATEVSPEIRERILARTAEVIPPRDAEEARELASVGRAVLDLLPGPDGLTGGPGLRHDEEALMVVTTASHITDDAALPYLARFARHDDLGIRSQLMWAWSRFDTRSYAEEIIAQLDPDGLDFTLSSDAQVHELVRLGLRPEFLDLRVGLSDHGMAALGPVLATAGSLSVAADVSWSLESVPVENRLRALHMASRPREGLGSLTALKELAVLSFYGFDALSEQEWSGLRMLERMQRLLMDASTLRSCPDTIRLPRVRSLHLRAERLVPPFALMARTFPGLHRLVVTGIHHSHTHDLAALASLEHLARVSIPGADVTGTEHLPPTVQVLT
- a CDS encoding ATP-dependent Clp protease ATP-binding subunit; translated protein: MFERFTDRARRVVVLAQEEARMLNHNYIGTEHILLGLIHEGEGVAAKALESLGISLEAVRQQVEEIIGQGQQAPSGHIPFTPRAKKVLELSLREALQLGHNYIGTEHILLGLIREGEGVAAQVLVKLGADLNRVRQQVIQLLSGYQGKEAATAGGPAEGTPSTSLVLDQFGRNLTQAARESKLDPVIGREKEIERVMQVLSRRTKNNPVLIGEPGVGKTAVVEGLAQAIVKGEVPETLKDKHLYTLDLGALVAGSRYRGDFEERLKKVLKEIRTRGDIILFIDELHTLVGAGAAEGAIDAASILKPMLARGELQTIGATTLDEYRKYLEKDAALERRFQPIQVAEPSLPHTIEILKGLRDRYEAHHRVSITDEALVQAATLADRYISDRFLPDKAIDLIDEAGSRMRIRRMTAPPDLREFDEKIAGVRRDKESAIDSQDFEKAASLRDKEKQLLAAKAKREKEWKAGDMDVVAEVDGELIAEVLATATGIPVFKLTEEESSRLLRMEDELHKRVIGQKDAVIGLSRAIRRTRAGLKDPKRPGGSFIFAGPSGVGKTELSKALAEFLFGDEDAMISLDMSEFSEKHTVSRLFGSPPGYVGYEEGGQLTEKVRRKPFSVVLFDEVEKAHPDIFNSLLQILEDGRLTDSQGRVVDFKNTVIIMTTNLGTRDISKGFNLGFAAQGDTKSNYERMKAKVSDELKQHFRPEFLNRVDDIIVFPQLTQDDILQIVDLMIGRVDERLKDRDMGIELSQSAKELLAKKGYDPVMGARPLRRTIQREVEDALSEKILFGELRPGHIVVVDTEGEGEEKKFTFRGEEKSALPDVPPIEQATGGAGPNLSKDA
- a CDS encoding NACHT domain-containing protein, translating into MSGWASSPARTVVAVLAQQQGTGVLIGHHTVLTSAHILGTARTARIALPHRAEPLLLRVIWADERLDAAVLHGEATGLLLPFQTRLSTVATDRPLPGCEVIGFPRIQRYDEGRRLDLDQYTGTVLPMAGLLRRTMVMELDRPPAAEREDGLSPLAGLSGAPVFAGDGLIGIVRSVPAGRGHRRLECVPLRAIMADDDFRLWHAKAIAPLPAVADLHRVTGNHPVDARYEEEYAEALGAAYRRTKIFGLDELGKRASEWDLDTAYLSLEAASKDPGDSQHVPHRIDELLAARPRVLLRGDAGAGKTTLVWWLAAHAAAGTLGARLAELNGLVPFVVPLRSLRARGSGFPSPAELPAAAGLVIDSAPEGWAGRVLSAGRALLLVDGLDEVPYEEREAAHAWLSALLARYPRTRCVATVRPLAVEPDWLASENFEELTLLPMRDQDIQAFVSAWHAAARLDGDDAGLDALERDLLQQFDHNPPLSDLARTPLLCAVICALHRLRDGFLPETRWALYESALQLLLGDRDKRRRIDAPDGIRMSVEEHQQLLQRLAAWLVRGGQTEFTREQALHQLNRALPGMPRVQAQGTPEEILTHLLNRSGLLQERTDDVFQFAHRTFQDFLAAKEFVEDDLLAELLRHAQEQQWHDVLLLAAGHCSRRELPVLVEGLLAAGSATRKRDLKTTLYVLAALCAQHAAWLSEVLHGRVRKAVSSVIPPMSRPQVHQLARLGAYVLPLLPELGGLSRDSSNRVTDLICSIGGQEALPYAEAAARAGWAGNISPYWERFPTEAFAHRVLPHLAPEATLVVEGREELRHVGHLPQTRVFVIGDLSPAELVEGLGRRPLDRLALATNKLLTDLDVLSALNVGSLRRLTVQSCVHLTNLGALAGLDALEHMSLVLMPTGLPILEAVTRIPRLRELTLDMPRLEDDRLDLSPLHGVPGLTVRVVNVAQRKILGRAAFGDRLVLDTSSS